The genomic interval gcccatcaatcaatgagtggataaaaaaattgtgtgtatatatatacatatgtgtgtgtgtgtgtgtctgtgtgtgtgtgtatacacacacacatttatatataccatggaataccattcagccataaaaaggaatgaaatggtGGCATTCGCAGCAATATGGATGGCATTGGAGATCATTATtcaaagtgaagtaactcaggaatagaaaaccaaacttgtatgttctccctcataaatgggtgctaagctatgaggatgcaaagtcaTAGGAATGATGcggtggactttggggacttgggggaaaggttGGGAGGGGGGTGAGGAATAAGACTACCATCAGTCGAGTGTATACTTCTCAGacgatgggtgcaccaaaatctcacaagtcatcactaaagaacttatgcaACCAAACCCCACCTGTTCCTGAAAACCACATGGAAATAAAACGAAAATGAACTATAGGACCTCTAATAATGATGGGCCATTCAAATGGCCCACAAGTATCCTTTTCTGGGGCAGATGTCGAGCCATTGATTTTCTATGGCTCTCCCACCAAATGTCCTCTTTAGCTTCCCCAGCCTTTTTCAGTGGAACTGCTAGCTCCATATAATAGGGACTTGGTCATCTTTGGTGCCAACCTCCGGGGTCATACGGCCATATCCAGCCCTGGTGGTCCATTGGTTCCCTTATCCTACTCAATACTTTCTGGCGTTACTCAACGGAGGTTCTCTGGTCACTTGGACTCCTGGGGATCCTTCCAAATTCAAGCAGATGATTCTTTTTCACCAAGGTGGATTATAGGCTATAGAAGCGAGGGTATGCAACCCCTTGCCAACCCTCACCATTGAGACCATTATTCCGCGTGATTTCACCATGGTCATAGCACCCATTGAATTCACCAGCCTGATAATACGTGTTGATGCCCTGACTCAAAGGACAACAAGCTGGGTCAAACTGAAAACGATTGTGTTAATTATTGGGTGAGCCAAATGGACCCCAGTAATACTTCCCATATGGGTGAAATTTCTCAGTCCctgcaaatatatgaaaacatttggACTCCAAGTCATGGATTTCCAACTCTGATTCCCGTTTCCTGAGCACAACCCCCATACTCCATTTCTGTGTCCTTTCCTTGACCCAAACGCAATCCACAAAGAGTTGACACCTGGACCCAGGGCAGGAAAATACACAGAGATGGAGCAGTGAAATATCCAACatgacttttctgtttttctggaaagCAGGCACTACCCCTTTCTAAGGCTTTCCACAGTTATGGTGGATTTAGAGGTTAGCTAATTTCAGGCCCTTCCCGACAGGAAATAAAAGTATTGGCTTATGGACCCATGCCTACCACCACACAGATCTTGCAGAAGGGGAGAAAGATAGTTATCAAGGGCCTGGCTATGTCTGATATGGCTGATGGCTTGGATCTGGAACACAGTTTTCCCTACTCAATGCCAGGCCATCCGGGCAGTATTGCACCCACAGTGTCATCCTGATGTGTAGCGTACAACTATTCCTCTACAAAACCATAGACTGGGCATATGAACAGTATCCTGACCAGCCATCTGAATGAACAAAATACAATGTGGTCCTACACTGGTAGTGCTCCCTGGAGTTACCTTTAACGTAGTTATGATGATAGACTTTCTGACCTTGACCTGTGCCTGCAAGTCCCGGATTTGGCTCAAGAGTCATACTGGCCCTGGGAGCCCATCGCCACATCCGGGATGATGACTGCAGCCCAACCAGTCACAATATCTCAAAGGATGACCACAGTCCAAACCACCACCACCTTCTAGACTCCTGGGTTATAaccctctccttccccatcctccTGATTGTGTGCAAGAAAACACACTTTCAGGACCAGCTTCACTGGAGTCTTCATACCCAACTGAGGCGAACAAAGCCCATTCCCACCAGGTCTAAAATTTTGGCCCCCTGTGTCTCCTGAGGCAAGGTTACTGCTTGAGGCTACCTAACCCCCTGTGCTAATCTGTGTGTATACATGGCTGAAGTTACATCCCAAAGGGCGGACCTCACACATCGCCAGGGCTGCTACCTGCCTCCATGGCAGACCCCCCCTTTTATTTGCTGACCCTAAGCTCGTGAAACAAACCCATAAAGCCATCCACACCAAACGTTATCATGTTAAGGCCTTTGGTTTTCCTCTATGCTGCCCAGGTCCAGATCAAGGCTGATATGTCAGGTCCGGTCCCAGGCCCGTGATTCCAGGTCATGCACCTATCCAAATGCAGGTGCTCCTATTTTCAGAAAGGTGGTGGGTGGTGGCGGTGCATGGGAATGGTGGAGCTGCTCAGAGGCAGCTGATAGTAGGGAGATCACGGTCTGGACGTGCAGCTGGAGCTTGCCTGTACTTGTCTCAGACCTCCTTCAGTGAATATCATCAAACGGGATACTGCTACTAGGAGGAGGGACACATTTTCCTGCTGGGATTTGTAGGGTCACCCCCAGTGCTCTCTATGGCCAGAGCCTAATATTCTGTTAGTTGGCATAGGAGAAAGATTCACAAGGATCAGCTCCAGTGTGCCAAAGCAGGGCAAAGAAGGAGTAACTTGGACCGGACAGACAATACTTTGAGAAACGGCACAATCGGTATCCAAAACCAACAACGTATTTAGCCCCAAAAGAACAGAGTCCTTCCTGTTAAAAGCGGGAACGACAACAACAAAGGGGTTTCACATCACAGCTGTTAGCTAACAGGGTACCATGGTCCTAGTCAATGTGACAAGAAAAGGGTAAATGAATACCGTAATTGTAATATGCAGAGACTGTGTGTGATTGCCTACCTAGAAAATGCGTGAGAATCCACTGAAAAAGCATCCTAGTTAAGGAGAGGTGATATGAAGATGGCCGTATGCTCCAAAATATACGAAACCAATTGGCTTCCTATAAGTGAGAAATAAGTAATCAGAGACATAATGGGAAATAATCAATACATAGCAGCAATGAAACTAAAGAGACTGCCATGGATAAACTTAAGAATTATGCAGAAGCTATATAAAGCAATATAAAAGGTGACCGAAGTACTCGGATGAAAAAATAGAATCAATGGAAGAACATgaagaacatgctgtattttgtGGCTGAGGAGCCTCCATCTTCTCATGTTAATGAGATGTTAATTATTCTCACAGTAAACTACATGCCCTAAGAAACTCTAGTTAAAAATCAAGCCAGGGAAtgttttttttaactagaaaacTTTGATTTTGAAGTTCTTATAGAGGACAACATTTTCCAAAGTATTGTGAAGAGATTTTGTAAAAGAAGAATAGTGAGGGGGGGAATTAGTTCCAGTCGCACAAAATCAATTTCTAAATCTATTTTATAGCGGAATTAGCAGTAACGGAATTTAGATCAATGGAAGAAATTTGAAGTGCAAGCGTGGACATTATATGGAAATTCAGTACCTGTTATTGCGAAGTATAACAATTGCTATATAAAAGTCGATCGTTTCGTTATGCGTGAGGAGGTTGCACTGGTTACTGCTTAGAAAGGTTAGGATGAAAAAAAGGAATGCTAAGTTGGACCACATGATACAATAAGAGAAAGCACTTGCTAGGGTGGAGGAGTCTTCTTGCTGTTCATTTGCAGGCTTCCTAGGGGCTGGCCTCAAAGCAGGAGTCGATTTCACGTCCCCGAATCTCAGTTGAGAGGCGAAATGGGAGAGAGTGCTCTGTAGAGGAAGGATGAGGcacagtgcagtgacatgggaGTAAGAGAAGTAAAAAGAGGATGTCCTTACACGAATGGTGGTTTGGAAAGTTACATTACAATGAACAATAACTTTCCAGACTGTATaggagagaaaaaatacacaagagAACTGATGTTGGGCATCCACTGAtcatagagaaaaggaaacacatcTTCAGTTCTCCATGGAAGTCACTTGCTTCGCAGGTCCTTCCTCCACATCTAGATGGCCACACAGGATGCAAGCAGTGTAGATACGATGTGCACTATAATAATGAAATGAACGCAAAGGAAAACTCACTAAGTGCTTACTCTAGGCCAGGCACTGAGCAAAGCAACTTCAGGTAGATGATCTGAAGAGGAAGCTGCAGAGGAGCCGCTGGACAGAAATGCCTACGCTCTTAGGGAGTCTTCTCcacaggagagaaggagggacacAAAGATAATCCAGAATGATCGGATCCATCACATCAACAGTTAACAGTTATTAAGCGTTTACTCTGGGCCTGGCTTTTAGGCTTGAGGTCTCTTTCAAGCCTCGCATCAGCAGCCCCACCTCCGGGAGCAGCGCCCCCGCATCCCTCAGGCTCTAGCCTGCGGTACTGTTTTCTGCCAGAAGAGGCACTGCGGGGCGGTGCCCATCCGTTCCCACAGCTCCGGGAAGACCCGGGCAGAGGAGGCTTAGCCCCCTCCCCTCCCGCTTCTTCTGCCTcgtcctcctcctcgtcctctcctcgtcctcctcctcgtcttcctcctcgtcctcctcctcctcctcctcctcctcctcctcctcctcctcctcctgctcctcctcctccccgtcctcctcttcttcctcctccggGTCTGAGGGCGGCGGTCTCCGACTCAAGACCCTGGGGCTCCGGGTCTTCTCAGCAGCCGCCGCAACAGCCGCGGCGACGTCACTGTCCTCGCGGCCTGGCACACAGCGCTCCGACCGCCGATGCCCGTGGACGCGCATCTCTTCCCAGAGTTCCTGCTTCCTGGGCCAGCCAAAGCCGCAGGTGAGAACGTCCGCGGTAGAGGTGACACCCAGGGCCTGCGGGTCTCAGAGGCCCGGTGGCCTCCTCCTTGCCCAAGAAACCCCCACGGGGGCGCCTGCAGCGGGGACACCAAGTGCTCCCGGGAGCCCTGGGATCACTTCTTCTGAGGCATGGAGCCCCTGCTTAGGTGCTTCCGAAAGTTCCTTTGAGGACCCCAGAGACCCCTAGGCAACCGTCTGCCCTGCCCCGCGCCCCCGCCGCCCCCCGCCGCCCCCCGCCGCCCCCCCCGCAGCACCCCGCGGGCCCCCAACCTCCGTGATGCGCATGCCCAGGGGCCCTGTGGGCTAGAAAGTAGCTGAGCTGGTGCAGTACCTGCTGGTTAAGAACCGGAAGACGGTGGCGATCAAAAGGGCAGACATGCTGAAGTATGTCATCAAAAGGTACAGGAGCTTCCTCCCTGAGATTTTCAAGAAAGCCTCTGACCTCCCCGAGTTAGTGTTTGGGTTCTATCTGAAGGAACGTGATCCAGCAGAACACTCCTATGTCCTGATCAGAAAAATCGATCCTGCCCTGGTTTGGGGCCTGACAGGCGACCAGGGCACACCAAAGACCCGGCTCCTGATGCTTTCTCTGGACTCCATCTTCATGCAGGCCGGCTGTGTCCCCGAGGAGGTGGTCTGGGAGGTGTTGAGGGTGTTGGAGGCACATTCGTCTAAAAAGCATTTCGTCTTTGGGGAGTCCATGAAGCTCATCACCAAAGCTAGCGTGCAGCAGGAGTATCTGGTGCACAAATAGGTGTCCCACAGCAATCCCCCGCTCTAGGTATTTTGTGGGGGCTCTCAAAGGAAACAAGACAGATGGAAGTCCCAGAGTTTGTGGCCAAAGTGAATGACTGCCACCCCGTTCCTTTCCGTGGCAGTAAATGAGGCCTTGAGAGAAGAGGAGGCGATATACCCTGTGCCCGAGATGCAGCTGCCGTTGGTGACGTGACAAGTGCCAGTGTTAGTGCCAGTTCCAGTTCCAGGGCCTATGCCATGGCTGAAGCAAGCatcagcaccagcaccagcaccaatGCAAGTGCCAGTGCCAGGGCTAGAGGCATGGCTGGAGCAATGATCAGTATCCGGGACAGTGCCAGTGCTGGTTGCAGTCTCAGGCTAGTGTCAGGGACTCCTCCTGCCAGCGGTGAAGGCTGAAGCTGAGCCTtcactttgtttttctgtgggtAGTCAAAAGGGCCCCACAGCGGTGGGCACTGGGGCCCTGACTTTTCGAGAGTCGAGGGGTAGAGTGGGGTTAGGGAGAACATGCCGCCCATGGTGTCTGTGTTCCAGTTCTACTTGTGTTTCTCAGTGATTTAGCCTTCAATTTGCATATTGCAAAGTTCTGTTTGCCTTAActtgttttaaaatgataattaacTTACAGGAAATAAACCGGTTAAGACTACATGGTGATATAATTATATCAAAGTTGAAACAAAAACCATAcccaagcatcttttttttttcttttcaaaatcctTTGTTCCATAGACACTTGATTGAGTATTTAAGTTGGACATCTAGGTTTATGAATGACGTCAGTCAAATGTTTTATTGTTCTCTGTTTCGGTTTTAGCAGGAAGGATTTgctgtttcataaaataaatcaGGATACTATATCATTTAATGGCTGTAACTTATCATAGCACTGGAATAAGCTGTTTTTTGGAAGTTTGAGAGACTACCAGTACACTCATTCCCCCCtccaaatataaaaagataaaaaggcgATCAGTGTCTGTTGCACAAAATTACAACCGCTCTCTGCTTGTATTTGCCTAATTCTCCAGAAtgtagggaaaaataaaatatcaatgatTTAGACACCTTGCTCAACGACTCATTTATTCCACATACATTTACTGACTACCTGCTatatgtgaggcactgtgccgGGCGCTGGAGGTACAGGAATGCACCAGACTCAGCCTCTGCCCCACATCTGAGAGTCTAGATAGAGCTGTCATGTAAGTAAATCAGCCAGATGTATTAATTGCTGGGATGAGGATAAGGACCAGGTGGTATGGGAACCTAGAGGAGAGACACTTAATCCTGGGTGGTGGGTGTCTGGGAGCAAGGAGGGCTTCCTTGCACTGAGATGCCATCTGAGATCTGAAGCACTGAAGGAATCATAAGTGCAGTGCGTCCCCGAGGCAGGGTATTGTGGGCATTGGGAGCATTCCATGTTCTTCAGTGGAACTGGATGGTCAGAATTTGGGGAGACTGGGGAGAGATGATCTGGGAGTGGGGATGTGTACAGGAGCCAGGAGCCTCAGTTGGTGGACTTCAGGGCtgagagagatttaaaaaaacaataaaataaaataaaataaacatgtagtGGAAAGTGACTCTTTGGAAAGAAGCCACTCTTGGCCCTTGGGTGAGCCGGAGAAAAGACTCCACCTGTGGCATGCCTGGAAGCTGTCCTGGACTCCTGTCCCTGTGCAGTTTCTACagtgcacacagcaggtgctttaCATTCAGCATCCGTAAAGAGCGATGGGCAAGGGGGTAAGTGTTGCACTCACCGGAGCTGATTCCCAGAAGCCACTGAGCAGATGTTCGTCCCTGAAGTCGGGGAGAGACAGAGCTCAGTGGGTTATACGACTGCAGatagttgttgctgttgttttcagAAACAAAGGCCTAGATGTTAGAATGGATAAGTTATCCTGTCTGTACAGAAGGTAAACTGTCTGTAGGGGTGAGAGATAAGTTTAGCCTGGAACAAAGCCTTCGGAAGAGCCTTGGTGGCCAGGCTGAGGAGCTCAGACCCGATTTGGCTGTCCCAGGAAGCTATGGAGGTTTTCTGAGCAGGGTGCGGGATCTGATGAAAGCCAAACCCTAGCAAAACTACAGTGGCCAGCACTAGCGTGGTTTTCAAAGGACCAGTATTCTCCATGCCTCTGAATGATCGTGGTGGGTATAGTGATTGTAATAACTAGCTTAAAATTATCTTCAATTCTTAGAGATTGACATGCATGTTTTACATCCCTGCCCGCTGCCCTTGCAAAGCCTTTTTGTGCCCTTCGTCACAAACACCGTGGGATCCTGCCACCAGTCGTCTCTAGGCCTACCCTACCATATGTAGGATCCAGAGAATGTTACATTGTAACATTCGCATTCCTCTGCTGGCATCAAAGAAaggctggaggtggtggtggtcgggtgggggtgggggtcaaaatatgaaaacatgtaaTCTGAGGTGAATGGGAAAGTGATTTGGAAGGGCTCTGTCTTAGTTTGGGGTGGGGATAGTTGGAGCTGAGTATGTGTACCTCAATCTGAGGCCTTTCCTCAAAATCCCAAGCCACTTGCTCTCCATTTGAAGCCAGTAAACATTGTCAGGTATGAAGGGTGCATGCATTTGGGCAGGGAGAGATGATATATTTTCCACACTGTTACACTGAATTGCGCTCCTCAAGGCCCGTAGCAAGATACCTGTGGAAAAGGCATTGTGTGTAGGCCACAGTCCTAACAGGTACTTAGGAACAAGCAATGCTGTCCCATGACTATCACCACATACATGGGTCCAGATACGTGTATATGTCTTACGCTCCCCTCCAAAAGCCAACCCTATCCCAACTAAATATCTTTCTCCAGAGGTGTAAAAAGATATTGACCCATAAAACCACCCCACACTTCCAGATTTATTTCAGTCTCAACGAGAGAGAAGCAAGAGAATGTGCCAGCAGGGAGGATGGGTCAGCCTCCTGTGAGAGTGGGTCCTTGAGAGTGTTGTTCTCCCCTGGGCAGGCTGAAACACTGGAGCCGCCCAGTCTGCAAAGCTGAGGGCCCCACTCTGGGAGCACCAGTGGGATTCGGCTCCTCATTCAGAAAGTAAACAGATCAATGTAATTTGACATTGGCCCCTATGAGGTCTTCCCGCCCATTACTGTGTGTCCGAAAGGCCTACTGTCTCTCCACTGACCGTGGTGATTTCTTGTGTTGCAATTTCAAACAGGTTAAAGAAACAAGTGTGCTCCAACCCCCCTTTCAGAATTCTCCCGCTGATACTGTGTTGCAGCACATACCAAGGTCACCTtaggaaggcaaaagaaaaaaaaaaatgaagccctCATCTTCTGTAAAGGAACAATGCGTAGTTGGAGACGAGGTCGCCTGTTGGAAGGGCTCTCTGTCTTGCGGTGGGGCAGGGGGGCTTGGGAGCTCTCTGTCAGTACAGGGGTTAACGCCTTTTCTGAGATCCACAGATTCTTCCTCCACATGACCCTCCCGCCTCCGCCTGCAAACACCGCCCAGTTTTCCTCAGATATGAAGACCGTGTGCACTGCTGGGGGGAGAGAGACGTTACTCCGTCCTCATTCCTGCATGTAAGTGCCCCACCAGGGTCAGAGCTGCCAGCTGTGGAAGACTCACCGTTGGCTGGCCACAGCCCATTGCCACCAGGACCCAGGAACAAGCAGCGCTGCCTCGAGGAGGAGGGCGGACAGCCTAACAGGGCTAAGGGAGATGCTAGCTCTCTCCCTCCACAACCCCACCGCCGTGAAAGCTGACCACCCCCAGTTCACCCGACTTGTTGAAAGTTACATCAAATACCACAAAGCGAAAAACAGTCAAGCGTGCCAGCGTTTATTTCAGGCCCGGTGACCGGGACACCGCGGGCGAGCAGGGGCATGGAGCAGCAGAGGGGGCTAGGTCGCCGTCCAGGCCTTTGTGTCTGTGGCTCCGGTGGTCTCAGATTCTGAGTGTCCGGTGTCCTCTCCTAGGGAGAAAAGCAGAGTGACAAGTGGACCCTTGGAAGCCCTGTGGCTTTCTGGCTTGGTCTGAGGTTCTCTTGGTGGAACGGGAAGGGGTGGCGGATGGGCTTGGCGGTGAGCAGTGAGAGAGGCGGAGGCTGGCTCCCAAGGAGCTCTCACCTGAAGCACTTGGTGAAACACGCCAGGGCTCTCTGGAACCGGCTCCTCCAAGACCCTCGCAGAAGAGCAGGTTCCCTGGGCAAGCCTGCACCACCGGATGGGTCCTCCGTGGCGTCAGAGGCAACAGCCAACTCCTCAGGATCTTTCTGTGGCCCTTTCACATTCTGAAAGACAAACTAAAGAGCCGGCTCCTAATGGCCCCTCCCATCCCCGGCTTCCCTTACCCCCTCCGGCAACTGTTGTGTGCCTCCCCCGGCCCTCTTCCAGGGGCTGGGGATGCAGCAGTGACCTGCACAGACGAAAGTCCGGCCTCCTGGAGGACATTCCAGGACAATGGAGGGAAGCCAGACTCACCAGATCAGCaggtggaaggaagggagtgaAGATCATGCTTCCCAGAGTCTGTGATGTGCCAGTGGGGACCAACACGGCTTCGTTGAAGACACCGGTGAAGCTCGTCACTCTGCCGGGTGCAAAGAGGCCGAGGGCCTGCCCCCTCCACGCCCCATTCAgctcctctgcccctgccccatcgcccctccctcctccagccttgTGCTCCAGCAGTGGATACATTTGTGGTATGTCACGTTCCCTCTGTTCCTGTGTCTCTTACTCCCACTCCTCCAATCTTTCTTTCCTGTGCTTCTTCCTCCTGACCCTCCtagcaggcttgagccacggttcTGCTAGCTGAGCAGAACAGCCCTGAAGGTCCTCCTGGAAAGAACACGATGTGTAGAGGTCTTCTGGCGGTAGCTCATCTTATTTGGCAATGAATGGTTCATTGcatgccaaggtcacacagggtcCTAGTTTGCCGTGAGCAGGAGCATTCCAGTTTTAAACCTTAAAGGCCCCTGGCCCGGGAAAACTCTCCATCCCAGGCAAACTGGGACAGTTGGTCATCCTACTTGATTCATGTGGGCACTATTGCGACATTAGCGTGAActgtttttctcacattttacagTTGAACCTTGTAGATGAAATTGTAAGAGTGATTCTGATACATAAGACGTCGTCATTTATGAGTAATGGATGTGCATTGAAGGCTCTTTGTATCTTCATAGGGTGGAGGTAAATGCAGCATTATGTGTTTGCCCCCTGAATACACATCCACTAAAAAACTATGATTGGACCTCAGCCATCACATCTGCTCTTGGGGTGTCACAACAGAGTTCTAGGTGGACCCAGAGTTGCAGAGACAAGGTCAGGGGAAGGAGCCGAGAAAGAGGTTAACAAGACCACAGATGCTGCAGATGGGATTCACACGAAGATGTCCTTCCCACCAGCCAGGCCATCGCTGGCCTTGTAAGGTAATGAGATTAGTAACGTTAGAGGTGTTGAAACACAGCCCGGGTGGTCACTTGTACACTATGCCGCAGAGAGGAGAGTTCAAATGGTTCCAGACAGCCCTGAGATTCACAGGATTCCTGTGTAAATCAGAGGTAAAGAGCCCTTAGCTTTCATGTGAATGCATAATTCCCTCTGATGTGCACAGAAATTCTCACCAAAATCTTGTGAATTTCCAGCAAGTGTTGCGAAATACTTAGAAACTCCTCCAAGAAGTGAGCAGGTCTTGTCTGTCctatcttccttttctctccttgagTCTACTCCAGTTGGGTTTCCTCCTCCACCACTCCACTGAAACTTAGGAGGTAATTGAACATGAACCAATGAGCAAGTGAAAGTAATGTTTCTTATAGTTGTATGTGACTAGCTATGTGATTAAAATGACCAAACTGGCAAGTTGTgtttaaatgcttaataaaagcTAGGTTTACATTGTtaacttaaaaaatgaatagaaatgaagACCCAGAAAGCTACACTGTCATCTCTCAGCACAACTTTCATTCTCACATAAAGAAACTCATTTTCTAAGTAGGAAGGTTGTTCCGAACTGCCGGAGATTCCCAGGAATGAAGGCCCAGGTTTTGTGGAGTTTTCATCTGTCTCCTTGTAGACGCAGCCATCTGCCACCAGGTGGCAGAACAAGACGAGAAAACTGTGCCCCACGGAATCCCTGAGCCCCTTCTGCTGCAGTTTTTGAGTGAGTTTTCTCAGGGGCCGGGATCTGTCCCGGGGAACCATCCCAAGGTCTTGCCCTCCTAAGATATTCCAGGGTGTACCCAGGGCCTGGTCCGGGGTTTCTGACGTCTACGATGACGCTTAAGGCAGTGACAGGGATCAGCAGGGCCTCCGGGCTAGGAGACTCAACTCACCTCCTCATTTAGTAACCCTGGGGTGTGGCAGTAGGTTGCTTTAGGCAGGACGAGGGGCCAGTTGTATCTGTCAGTATGTCAGGGTAGTGACATCTGTGATTCTGCAGGGACATTTGGACAGCAGGGAATCAGAAACGCGGGAAAGTGAGGGTCAGCAACCGAAAACCTTGCCaactgctatggactgaattgtgttcctCCACCCCGCAATTAGTGGTTTGAAGCCCTGACCCCTAATGGGACTGTATCTGGAGCTAGAGCCTTTAGGAGGGAATTGGGGTTacatgaggtcataagggtggaggCCTGCTCCGacaggattagtgtccttatgagATGAGAGGCCACAGAGCTCATTGTATCTGTCAGTATCTCGAGGTAGTGACAACTGTGATTCTGCAGGGACATTTGGACAGCAGgggtgtctcttcctctctgcACCGCATGCACCCAGGAAAGGCCGTGTGACGTCTTAGCAAGAAGTAGGCCAACCATGAGGAGAGCCTTCACCAGAAACCAAATCGGAGAGCCTTCACCAGAAACCTTGATCTTGATCTTCCCACTtggcagaactgtgagaaaataaatgtctgttgtttaagtcacccagcccgtggtattttgttatggcagcccgagCGGACTAATACACCAACCTAGAGATTCTTCAAAGAAATGAGTCCCGGGCTGGCCCAGAAGGCCAGGCTGCTCAGTCCCCGGAGCCTGATGGCAGGTGAGGAGGACAACCCTGCCCAGCCCAGtcgcattttcttttctttctgagtctcCTTTGAGAAAATAAGCTGCCTCGGTGCAATTGCCTTGAAGGGACGCAGAGTTCTGCAAGGAGTCAGGGAGGGGCTGTGAGTGACGGTGATAAGACCCACCCCCGAACCCCCACACCCTGCAGATGGATGGGATTTATATCAAGAAAGGCTACCATGTCAGTCCCCAGCTTTATGCCGTGTCTCCCTCAGCTGAGATTTAAACGAGTATGTAGGGATTCAagaaaaagttgattttaaaatttggaacGGATGTTACAGGGAGGAGGGGTCAACTGGATTTTGCCAGCCCTGAGATTGAACTGGATAAATTACAGGTAAATTATATGTGTGAAAGCACTGGGTACATGAGAGGATCTCAACACAATTTTCTTGGCTTGCAAG from Callithrix jacchus isolate 240 chromosome X, calJac240_pri, whole genome shotgun sequence carries:
- the LOC118150516 gene encoding protein FAM236D-like; protein product: MIFTPFLPPADLFVFQNVKGPQKDPEELAVASDATEDPSGGAGLPREPALLRGSWRSRFQRALACFTKCFRRGHRTLRI